A region from the Aegilops tauschii subsp. strangulata cultivar AL8/78 chromosome 5, Aet v6.0, whole genome shotgun sequence genome encodes:
- the LOC109783011 gene encoding uncharacterized protein: MDAQLLRQRLTDGDLEEPWRLDDGLLLHERRLFVPDHGDLRHQALLLAHSAGHEGVQKTLHRLRADFYILGYRALVWADISIDFIEGLPKVGSKSVILTVVDRFSKYAHFIALGHPYTATSIARAFFDGIVRLHGLPSSIVSDRDPVFTGHPKTARTEAAVELLCGRDEILAEVRQRLLQAHQLSKKYYNAHYREAKFVVGDWVWLRLLHHTTQSLDPRTKRKLGPRYARPFSVLERIDNVAYRLQLPSSARIHNVFHVGLLKPFHGEPPATTPDLPPTSEGRLLPGPAKVLKAQQSRGVWRLLIQWQGLLEEDATWEHLDKFRKHFPDFQLEDEVFARAGRDVMTGIHYIRRRPNGAGS, from the exons ATGGACGCGCAGCTCCTCCGTCAGCGCCTCACGGACGGCGACCTGGAGGAGCCGTGGCGGCTGGATGATGGCCTGCTCCTGCATGAGCGCCGGCTCTTCGTGCCGGATCACGGCGACCTCCGTCACCAGGCCTTGCTGCTAGCCCACTCGGCCGGCCACGAGGGCGTGCAGAAGACCCTCCACCGTCTCCGAGCAGATTTCTACATCCTCGGCTATCGTGCGCTG GTCTGGGCTGACATCTCCATTGACTTCATCGAGGGCCTCCCCAAGGTTGGCAGCAAGTCCGTCATCCTTACGGTGGTCGACCGCTTCTCCAAGTATGCGCACTTCATCGCGCTCGGCCATCCGTACACCGCCACCTCCATTGCGCGGGCCTTCTTCGACGGCATCGTTCGCCTCCACGGGCTTCCTTCCTCGATTGTCAGCGACCGTGATCCGGTGTTCACTGGTCAT CCTAAGACGGCCCGGACTGAGGCAGCGGTCGAGCTTCTCTGCGGTAGGGATGAGATCCTTGCCGAGGTGCGCCAACGTCTTCTCCAGGCCCATCAACTGTCCAAGAAGTACTACAACGCACACTACCGCGAGGCGAAGTTCGTGGTGGGAGACTGGGTGTGGTTGCGCCTACTCCACCACACTACGCAGTCACTGGACCCGCGCACTAAGCGCAAGCTGGGTCCCCGCTATGCTAGGCCGTTTTCGGTGCTGGAGCGCATCGACAACGTCGCCTACCGCCTTCAGCTGCCATCTAGCGCTCGCATCCACAACGTTTTCCATGTGGGCTTGTTGAAGCCTTTCCACGGCGAGCCACCAGCGACCACGCCGGACCTTCCTCCGACTTCTGAGGGCCGTCTCCTTCCCGGTCCAGCGAAGGTTTTGAAGGCCCAGCAGAGCCGCGGTGTTTGGCGCTTGTTGATCCAGTGGCAGGGTCTTCTGGAGGAAGATGCCACTTGGGAGCACCTCGACAAGTTCCGCAAGCACTTTCCCGACTTCCAGCTCGAGGACGAGGTGTTTGCGCGGGCGGGGAGAGATGTTATGACCGGCATACATTACATCCGGAGGAGGCCCAATGGCGCAGGCAGTTAG